DNA from Algisphaera agarilytica:
CTTCCGTTTCGCGTCCCGCCGCGCCCAGCGTTTTGCGGATGAGTTGGGCTTGCCACTTGTGCTGGTTGCGTTGGACCTGGAGATCGAGCTTGGGCCAAAAGTGTTCGAGCAGATCTGCCTTGGTCTTGGCGCCGTCGGCAAGCTCTAAACCCAGGGCTGCTTTCAACGTGTCGAGGTCGGGGTGGGCTTCGAGCGCGGCGTGGGCCCGGCGGATCGCGAGCTTTTGGTAGCGCTCGATCTCTTGCTTGCGTATGTCTCTCGGCGTTTCGCGCAGGCCCGTGCCGCCTCGCAGCGGCCGGTTCAGGCTATGCAACGCCGCGACACTCATCTTTCCCCCGTGGGGGAACCGGTTGTCGGTCAGGGATCCGCCGCTGGGGGTGCGGAACGAGGTCGGCCAGGTGACGTCGAAACCGAAGCGGTCGACGTGGTGTTGGATCTCGGCGTCCAGCGCCGACCGCCGCCACGGCTCGCCGTAGAGCACCCGATTGAGGTACGACAGGTCGTCGCGGTAGCGCTCGGCGAGCAGTTCGCGGTGGAGGTCGGCGTTTTCGGCGTCGAAGAAGTAGGCGATTTCCAACAAACGAACCGTGCGTCGCCACCGGTGACGGAAGCCGTTGGTGACATCCCACTCGTTGCCCCGGTTGATGGCCTGCAAGCGGGTGGCTCGTGCCTGCAGGGTTTGGGAAATCTGCCGGGCGATCTCGGTGTTGTGCGCGGCGGTGTTGTCGGCGGTTTGTTGGCCGGCCCATTCCAGGATCGTCTCGATCACGTCTTTCAGCAGCGCAGGTTGTTCCCCGGCCAGGCCGTGGAAGACGCGTTCGATCGGCGGGCCGTTGCCGTCCCAGAGATGGAGCGTGAACTCGACCTTCACTTTGCGGAACGGCACGCCCTGCCAATCCACCTCGCGGTACTGGCCCCACACGTACGCATCCGCGATCCGTCGTGGAGCGCCGTCCCGGTCGGCCGCCAAGCCGCTGAGGACCAGTTCGTGTTCGGCGGTGGCCTGGGGAGCGCCGGGGAAACGCAAGAGCCTGAGCCGGGCGTCTTGCTTGAAAGCCTCGGGCAGGACGCGCTCCAGTTTGTATTCCAGGTGGTCCAGCCGCCGACCGACATCCGTGGTGTTTTCGAACTGCAGTACGGCGACCGCCACCTGTGTTCGCGACGCGTCGTAAATCGCTTTCGCTTCCCCGACCGCTTGTTGTGCCGCACTCAGCCAGGCCGCGATGTCCAGGCCGGCCAAGTCCAACGGCTTTTTGTCTTCGCCGGGGATTTTCGTTTCCCAGGAGACCAGCACGTCGGCGCGTTCTACGTCGATGACCTGGCCGGTGAGGGTCCAGCCGTCGCTTTTGGATTCCGCCCGGCCGGTGACGATCAGGTCGGCCTGGACCCAGAGCCCGACACGCAGCCAGGTCGCGGGGTCGGCGATCCCGCCGGCCGCGGCGAGCGAGAGCTCTTCACGGGTCGCCTCCAGGGTGGCGCGGTCCACCCACCGGTACTGCTCATCCGCGGACAGCTCGGCCTCCAGCCAGTCGGTGAGTTGCGCGGCTTCGCGGTGGGAAACGTAGTGGTCGTCGTCCACGCTCCACCCCAGGATCGCGGCGGTGAGCGGCTCGGCGGATGCGGCGACACTCATGCACGCCGCAACGAAACACGCCGCGATATACAGACTGCGGTTTCGATAGGTCATCGAAAAGACTGACGATTTCGTTGCGGTGTTTTTTACCCCGTGCATAGCGATAGCGTATTCGATTTGTAGGCAGCAAGGCGAAGGGGTTCGGGCACGGCACACGCGGGGCGATGAGCGACCGCTCAAAAAAGACCTTGCATGGATCATGCAAGGTCAAGAGGGAGTGGCTGTGGTTATCTGCGGTCGGGGAGCGGTAGCGATCTGCGATCGCTCACTCAGCGGATGGTCTTACCAACCGACCGAGGACTTGTCGCCCTGCTTGGTGATCTGCTTCTCGTCTTCCCACACGGCGAGGCCGTTGCGGACATCGACCAGCGACATCTGGAAGGTGAACGTGGTCTGGCGGATCTTGCCGGCCCGGGCCTTGTTTTCCAGGATTTTGTAGGTCAGGGCGTAGTCGGGCACGAGTGGGTCGGGGGTGACGGCGCTGCCTTCGTTGTCGATGTTTTCCTTGGCGAACTTCGAGGCGATGTTGCTTTCGCCGCCGGTCTCGCCTCGGGAGTCGATGGTGGTCAGGGTTTGGGCGACGCCGGCTTTGTTGAGGGTGACGCGGATCTTCTTAATGACCTCGTCGCGGTCGATCTGCTGGGTGGTGTTGTTGATGTAGCGGTCGATGGCGATGATCGACGGCTCGCCGTCCTTGCCGAGTCGGCCCGAGGCGAGCAGCGATTCGGAGAGCTCGGCGGCCGCGTCGGTGGCGTCCTGGATGTCGAGCTGGTCGTAGGTCGTGATCGTTTCGGTGCCCTGCGGGTCGATCCGGCGGGCGGGGTTGTTGGTGCAGGCGCCGACGAAGCACGCGGCGGCGACGGCCAGGGCGGTGGTGGACAGGAGCTTGGTCATGGTTCTTCCTTGCGTGGAGTTTCGGGTCGGGGTTTTATTTTTCGGGTTCGATGAGCTTCAGACGGAAATCGGTCGCGGTCTTGGTCGGGGACACCGCGGTGATGAACTGCGATTCTTTGCCTGCCAGCGAGATGGCTTTCCAGTTCGACAGCGAGGTCTTGATCAGCATGCCGTCGGCGTCGAACCACTCGAAGCGGTAGTGGGCACGCTTGCGTTCACGGGTGTCGTTGTAGACCTCGGCCTGTACTTTGAGGAAGCCGCTGTCGAGCGTGGTCTCGTTCAGGCGGACCAGGCCGGCGGCTTTCTTGAGGGAGTTGTCGGTGGTGACGCGGGCGTCTTCGATGTAGACCCGTTCGTAGTCGGGGTCGGCGCGTTCGGTGGTGTTCACGGTCTGACAGGCCGGGAGAACCAGGAGCGAGGCAACCAGGAGCAGGGTCGGAGCTATTGAGCGGAGGGTTCGATCCATCGCGGGGCATCCTTTCCAAGAGAAAACTGAGAGACACGGAAGGGGGAGTAGGTGTTGATTGAACGGACGACGACGACGTTAAACTCCCCGGGGAGCAGTTCGACGGTGATCGGCGTCGCGGCGCGGGCGACGGCGCCGCCGGGCGCAGACGCCGAGTAGCCGCCTGCCGATATCGTGATTTTACCCGAGTCGGGCGTGGGCAAGCGGGCGATCTGGTATTGCTTGGGCAGCGACCCCCAGGTCCGCAGGTCGGCCTGGTTCGCGGCGTATTGGTACACCGTGGTGGCGATGCGCACGAGCGAGGTCAGGCTGTCGCTGCTGTTGCTGTCTTCGAGGCTCTTGCGGATGAGGTACGCGGTGGTGGCCTTGGTGCCCGCAGCGATCAATGTCTTGGTGATGATGACCGGGAGGTCGTTCTTGAATTCCTCGCCCACGATCGAGTCCATGTCGGCGAGCAGCTGGGTCTGGACCGCGGCGCTGCTCTGCTCGCCCTCGGGCTGAACGGAGAGCGTCGAGAGGTAGTTGGAGTTTTCGACGAGCATGGGGAAGTTGGCCCCGACGTAGTCGACGCTGCCGTCGAAGATGAACAGGGGGATGTCGATGCGGATCGGGGCGCGGAGCGGGGCGGTGCCGGTGGCGAAGACGACCCAGGTGGTGCGGGGCGTGGGGCCGCCGCCGGCGATGCTCTCGGCCATGCGGCGGTCGGCATCGAGGAAGGTGTTGCCCGGGACCATGCCGGCGGTGCGCGAGAGCGACATGCGGCCGCGTTCGACGTCCGAGCCGTCGGCCGCGTCGCCCAAGTAGTAGATGCCTTGCAGCCACTCGGCGAACGGGTTGGCGTAGTCGCCGTAGCCGCGGTACTGGTTCAGCCCGGCGTAAGACTCGTTGAGGCCCGCCTGGAAATTCGGGTCGCTCTGGGCACGCTCGGCGTCGTATCCGTTGTTGCCGGCCGACTCGGCCTTGGCGGCTTCGCGGGCTTCTTCGAGTTTCTTGGCGTTGAGCGCGATCGCGTCCCGCTGGCGTTCGTAGGCCCGGCGGAGCTCGACGCGGGCGCGTTCGGAGTCGCCCAGCTCGAGGTAGTTCATCGCCCGCAGGGTGTAGAGCATGATGCGGTCGGCGTACGTCCCGCGGTAGGGCAGGGCGTTGAGATTGGAAAACGCCGCCAACGTCTCACGCGACAAACTCACGTCCGGCGCTAGGTCGATCTCGTTGATCGCGGCGTCGGCGATGTCGAAGGCGGCGAGGCTCCCTTGCAGGTCGCCCTGGTCCCTGCGGATGTTGCCTTGCTCGAGGTAAGCGATAACCCGGTTGACGCCCTTGCCCTGGTTCTTGACGTACTGGTCGATCCACTTCTCGGCGCCCGGCAGGTTGCCGTTGCGGTAGGCGTTCTGGGCGCTCGATAGATCGGCCTGAGCGCAGCCGATCGAGGCGAGCAACACGCCGCAAGCCAGCCCCGTCATCACGAAGCGAATGAATCGAAATGCCGGTCGGAAGCGCGGCGTCATGACAGGTTTATCCTAGCACGACACCACCTGCGCATGGCCCGCCGGTCGCGAATCCGGGACACGAAAACCAACGCTCGGTTTAGACCCACACGTTCATGAAGATCGCGTCTTCACTGATCTTCCCGACGAGTTTGCCGACGCTGGTGGTGACGAACTTGACCTCGTACTCGGGGTGGTTGTCCAGCCAGTTGTTGACCTGTTCGTCGAGGTTGTCGATGGCGTCGAGGCGGAGCTTGGCGACGAAGGTTTTGACGTGAATCGCGCCGCTGCCGGTGGCGTTGGGCGTGCGGTTCCAGTGGTCGGCGTGGGCCTTGCGGGTGTTCTCGCCGAACACCTGGATCATCGACTTCTGGTTCGGGTCGTCGGTGAGTCCGCCTTCGTCGAGGTCGATGGGCGTGAGGTCGGCGTCGTCGCTTCGTTCGATGCCGTCGTCGGGGGCTTTGAGTTTCGCGTGTTCTTCTTCCTCCTCGCCGGAGAGATCGATGGGGATGGCGTTGGCGAGCAGGTCTTCGTCACTGAATTTGTCGGACATCGGGGCACTCCAGAACGGAACGAAAAAAGAAAAGAATCAAAACGTCGCGGGAGAAAGCGACTCGGATCGGACATGCATTATGACGGTTCGGGGCGGTGTCGGCGAGAGAAAAATCAGCGCACTGGGGAATTCACCACGCCACGCCAGCCCGCCGCGAGGGGGGTCAGACTCAGCGCAATCGGTTCTTCGGTGGCGTGGTTGGCGGCGTGGGGGTGCAGCGTCAGTTCGATCCTTGCCGGGGTCCACAGGTGGGCGACGACGTGCCCCCGCCCGGCGATGTGGACGTGGCCGCGGTTGCCGGTAAGTTGGCCTTCCCAGTGCAGGTAGCGTCGCCGGTGTCGGGGCAGGGGGGTGAGGTCGAGGCGTTGGAGTTTGGGCCAGTCGCGCCAGTGGGCGGGGGTCCGCATGGTCCAGAGCCCCAGGTCCGGGTTTCGGTGGGCCTGCGGATCGAGGATGAGCCAGTCGTAGTGCGGCTGGACCCCGGAGTTCATCGCGGCGGGGGTGTCGTGGCGCAGCAGGGTGGTGGGCCATTGCATCTGGGCCACAGCCTAACACCAGTCGGCTCGGGGATCGCGTGGTAACGGGTGATAATGTCGGACGGGGGCGTCATGGCTTGCTGGGGCGTGGCGGTGGGTCTATTCTTTTGGCTTGGTGAAGTCGGCCCTACGCCCCAAGTTGGCGTGTGACACGGCTGCCCGGATGTTTACCGCTCCCGTGGTTCCCCGAAGGACTCGATGATGATGAAACTCAAAACCGCTGTGTTGACCTTGGGGCTCGTGGGCGTGGTCGCTCTGACCGGCTGCAAGAACAACGTCGTGTACCGCGAACTGGGATACGACAGCTACCGCGAGCGGGACTACATCACCGCCGCCGAGCACTTCCAGGCCGCGGTCGACAAAAAGCCCAGCGACTACCGCTCGCAGTACTACCTCGGCGTGACGATGCTCCAGCTGGATAAGCCCATCCCCGCCCAGACCCCGCTGGAGCAGGCCCTGGCGCTGCGACCCGACGACCCGGAGTGGACCCCCCGGATCGCCGACTCGCTGGCCGAGGCGTACTTCCAGCAAGAGCGGTACGAAACGCTGTACGGCTTCCTGGACAACATGATCCAGAACTACAACCAGTCGTCCGTGGACTTCCTGCGTAAGGCCAAGTACATGGGCTTGCTCGGCGACGCCGACGGCCAGAAGACGGCACTGCAAAAGGCTGCCTACTTCGCGCCCGAGGGCGACACCACACCGTACCTGGCGATCGCGGATTTCTACATCTCGGTCAACGACACGCCCAACGCGATCCAGGCGCTGCGCTACGGCTACTACGTCGATTCCACGAGCGACGAAGTCAAGGACCGGTTGCGTGGTTTGGGCATCGTGCCGGGCCCCACGATCGCCGACGCCCCGCCCAAGCCCGAATTGATCGACTGATCTGAACGGTTTTCACAGCCTGCTGCCCAACGTTTGCGTTTCGGTCCACATAAGCGATTGCTGCGTTTGAGATGGACTTGCCGTAAAATGGTGTGGGGATTTCAAGGTTCCTGGAACCGTCGACTATGAACATTGTCATCTGCGGGGCCGGCGAGGTCGGCCGCCACTCGGCCGAGGTGCTCTCGCCCGCCGGGCACAACATCACGCTGATCGATCAGGACCCCAAGCGACTCGCCGAGATCGACGAAGCGATGGATATCCGTTCGCTGGTGGGCAACGGCACCCAGGCGGACGTGCTGCTCGAAGCCGGCACGAGCAAGGCCGACCTATTCATCGGTGCGACCAACATCGACGAGATCAACCTGCTGGCGGCCTCGATCGCCACGGCGGTGGGCTGCGAACGCTCGATCGCCCGGGTGCACCACTCGGCGTATTACGAAGCAAAGGGCCTCAACTACGCCGACCACCTGGGCATCGACCACCTGGTCTGCCCCGAGTTCACCACGGCCCAGGCCATCGCCGCGACGCTCCGCTCGCCCGGCTCCCACGCGGTCGAGAACTTCGCCAAGGGCGCGATCGAGATGCAGAGCATCACCGTTTCGGAGAACGCCAAGGCGGCGGGCGTGGCGCTCAAGGACCTGAAGCTGCCCGCCTCGACGCTGGTCGCCGCGGTGGAGCGCAGCGACGACGCCTTCCTCCCCGTGGCCGACACCAAGGTCATGGCCGGCGACATCGTGACGCTCATCGGCGAATCCAAGACGTTCGAGAAAACCATCAAGCTCTTCAAGCCCGAGGCGGGCGGCCGGCTGAAGGTCATGGTCATGGGCGGCTCGACCCAGGGCGTCTGGCTCTGCCGGGAGCTGCGCAACCGCAACTTCGCGGTCCGGCTGTTTGTGCAGCGGGTGCACCGCGCTCAGGAACTCGCCGAGAAGCTGCCGTGGGTCACGCTGATCAACGGCGACGTGATCAACTCCGACATCCTGCTCGACGAGCGCGTCGACCAGGTCGATGCCTTCGTGGCGTGCACTGACGATGAAGAAACCAACATCCTCGCCGCCGCCCGCGCCAAGAGCATGGGCGCCAAGAGCGCGATCGCGGTGCTGCAGCGCCCGACCTACCTGCACCTGATCGGCCACATCGGGCTGGACCACGCGTTCAGCCCGCGCTCCACCGCGGTGAACGAGATTGAGCGCCTGCTCAGCGGCGAGAGCGTCCGCCAGCTCGCCCCCTTGGCCGAGGGCATCGCCGATGTGTACGAGATCCGCGTGCCCAGCCTCGCCAAGAAGGTGATCGGCATCCCGCTGAAAGACGTCGAGTTCCCCGCCCGGACGATCATCGCTGCCATCAGCCGTGGCGAAACGGTCTTCGTCCCCGGAGCGGACGACACCATCAAGCCCGGCGACATGGTCGTCGTCATCGCCCCGTCGGAATGCGGTCGAGAGCTGAAAAAAATCTTCGGCGGTTGAGCGGCAGCAACACGTGTCCAGGCACGCATGCCTTCCCCACTGCCTACTCCCCGCCGCCTACTGCCTAGCCCATGAACTACCGCAACGTCTTCCGCCAACTCGGACTGCTCATGCTCGTGCTCAGCGCGGGCATGTGTGTCATCGTGGCGATCGAGTGGTTCCTCTGGTCGCGGCGCGGCATGGGGGAGCTGTTGGGCGTGCAGGCGATGGGCGTTTCGGCGCTGCTCGGGGCCGTGGTCGGCGGGGGCATCTGGATGACCGGGCGGGGCGTCAAGGCCGAGCTGATGAACCGGCGGGAGGCGTTGCTGCTGGTCGCCACGAGCTGGTTCATCGGGGCGATGGTCGCGGCGCTTCCGTTCTGGGTCTGGGCGACGATCCGCAGCAACGACAACGCGGCGGACGCCCACGTCTTCGAATCGTTCGTGGCCTGCTACTTCGAGGCGATGAGCGGGCTGACCACCACCGGGGCGACGGTGGTGTCCGACATCCCGGGGCTGCCCAAGAGCCTACTGCTATGGCGATCGATGACGCACTGGCTCGGCGGGCTGGGCATCGTCGTGTTGTTCGTCGCGGTGCTGCCGATGATCGGCGTGGGGGGCAAGCGGCTGTTCAACGTCGAGGCCCCGGGCCCGCAGCAGCAGGGCGTCCGCCCCCGCATCAAAGAAACCGCCCGCATCCTCTGGCTGATCTACATGGCCATTACCGCCGCCGCGGTGGCGTCGTACAAGCTCGCCGGGCTGTCGTGGTTCGAGAGCGTCTGCCACAGCTTCTCGGTCGTGTCGACGGGCGGGCTGTCGACGCGTGACGCGAGCATGGGGGCATACAACTCGGTGGCCTGCGACATCATCTCGATGGTGTTCATGCTGCTGGCGGGGGTGAACTTCGGGTTGATGTTCCTCCTGGTGCGCGGCCGATGGAAAGCGGTCTACAAGGACGAAGAGCTGCGGGTGTACCTGACGTTGAAGATGCTCGTGATCGTGCTGGTGGCGGCCAACATCATGGGCACCGACATCATCACCACCGCCGGGGAGACCGTGCACGCCTCGGCCATGCAGGCCCTGCGTTTCGCGGGGTTCCAGACGATCGCCCTGCACACCGGCACCGGCTTCACCACGGCCGACTACGACCTCTGGCCGTTCCTCAGCCGATCGCTCTTGATCGGGTTGATGTTCATCGGCGGCTGCGCGGGCTCCACCGCCGGGGGCATCAAGGTCATCCGCTTCTGGATCGCGATCAAGGTGATCCTGGCCTCGCTGGAGCGGGCCTTTCGGCCGCAGGTCGTACGGCCCCTGCGGGTCAGCGGCGGCATCGTGGACGACGAGATGAAACTCGGGGCCCTGACCTACTGCCTGCTCATCCTCCTGCTGGTGTCGGTGGGGGCGCTGCTCATCGGCATCTTCGAGACCCACACCGGCGGCTTCGAGATCGACTTCCTCACCGCCGCCACCGCCAGCCTCTCGACCTTGGGCAACATCGGCCCCGGGTTCAACGGCATCGGTGCCACCCAGAACTACGGCTGGTTCTCCACCCCCTCGCTCGCCCTGATGAGCCTGCTCATGATGCTCGGCCGACTCGAGGTCTACGCCGTCGCCGTCCTGCTGCTGCCGCGCTTCTGGCGGGGCAACTGATCGGCTCGGGCGAACCTGCATCTTTACAAAATCTTCGCGGTGATTTTCTCGGCTGTGCTACACAAAGCCGTTATGCTGGTCCGGTCCAGGGTGGTCTCAGATATGCGCTCTGGTTGGTTCGACGGACTCCTTCGCCTTTCAGAGAGTAAACATGATAGTTGTGAATACCGAAACGATTCCGGGATACGAGATCGAGCAGACGCTCGGCATCGTGCAGGGCAACACGATCCGGGCCAAGAACGTTGGGCGAGATATCGCCGCGAGTTTCAAGAACTTGGTCGGGGGTGAACTCAAGGGTTACACCGAACTGCTCACCGAGGCCCGCCGCGAAGCGATCGAACGCATGCTGGCCCAGGCCCAGCAACTCGGCGCTGATGCGGTCGTTAACGTGCGCTTTACCACCAGCGCCGTCGCTTCCGGGGCCGCCGAACTCTACGCCTACGGCACGGCGGTCCGGCTGTCCGCCAGCCCATCGTCGGCCGCCGCTCCCGGGGAGGGTTACTGAGCGTGGACGCGATCATCCAATTTGTTTGGCAGATCATCATGCTGCCCGTGGGGCTGATCTTCGGAGGCATGGCCGAACGGCGACACTTCCGTGCTCTGGAGCAGCGTGAAGCCGAGTGCCCGGTGCCGCTGGACAACCGTAAGCTCATCACCAAGCCGGACAACGTGGTCCACAGCCACATGGTCAGCGGCCAGGTCGTGATCGCCACCGACTACTGGAAATCCTTCCTGATGAAACTGCGCAACCTGGTTGGCGGTGAGGTGAAATCTGCCGACCGCTTGATGCAGCGTGGCCGACGCGAGGCGTTGATGCGGTTGCGTGAGGCGGCTCAGCAGATCGGGGCGCACGAGGTCTGGAATGTCCGCCTGGAGTTCTCCAACATCTCCATGATGAAGGGGCGGCAAGGCGG
Protein-coding regions in this window:
- a CDS encoding penicillin-binding protein activator LpoB; amino-acid sequence: MTKLLSTTALAVAAACFVGACTNNPARRIDPQGTETITTYDQLDIQDATDAAAELSESLLASGRLGKDGEPSIIAIDRYINNTTQQIDRDEVIKKIRVTLNKAGVAQTLTTIDSRGETGGESNIASKFAKENIDNEGSAVTPDPLVPDYALTYKILENKARAGKIRQTTFTFQMSLVDVRNGLAVWEDEKQITKQGDKSSVGW
- a CDS encoding YcfL family protein, which gives rise to MDRTLRSIAPTLLLVASLLVLPACQTVNTTERADPDYERVYIEDARVTTDNSLKKAAGLVRLNETTLDSGFLKVQAEVYNDTRERKRAHYRFEWFDADGMLIKTSLSNWKAISLAGKESQFITAVSPTKTATDFRLKLIEPEK
- a CDS encoding tetratricopeptide repeat protein, which codes for MMKLKTAVLTLGLVGVVALTGCKNNVVYRELGYDSYRERDYITAAEHFQAAVDKKPSDYRSQYYLGVTMLQLDKPIPAQTPLEQALALRPDDPEWTPRIADSLAEAYFQQERYETLYGFLDNMIQNYNQSSVDFLRKAKYMGLLGDADGQKTALQKAAYFAPEGDTTPYLAIADFYISVNDTPNAIQALRYGYYVDSTSDEVKDRLRGLGIVPGPTIADAPPKPELID
- the trkA gene encoding Trk system potassium transporter TrkA, with amino-acid sequence MGISRFLEPSTMNIVICGAGEVGRHSAEVLSPAGHNITLIDQDPKRLAEIDEAMDIRSLVGNGTQADVLLEAGTSKADLFIGATNIDEINLLAASIATAVGCERSIARVHHSAYYEAKGLNYADHLGIDHLVCPEFTTAQAIAATLRSPGSHAVENFAKGAIEMQSITVSENAKAAGVALKDLKLPASTLVAAVERSDDAFLPVADTKVMAGDIVTLIGESKTFEKTIKLFKPEAGGRLKVMVMGGSTQGVWLCRELRNRNFAVRLFVQRVHRAQELAEKLPWVTLINGDVINSDILLDERVDQVDAFVACTDDEETNILAAARAKSMGAKSAIAVLQRPTYLHLIGHIGLDHAFSPRSTAVNEIERLLSGESVRQLAPLAEGIADVYEIRVPSLAKKVIGIPLKDVEFPARTIIAAISRGETVFVPGADDTIKPGDMVVVIAPSECGRELKKIFGG
- a CDS encoding TrkH family potassium uptake protein, whose product is MNYRNVFRQLGLLMLVLSAGMCVIVAIEWFLWSRRGMGELLGVQAMGVSALLGAVVGGGIWMTGRGVKAELMNRREALLLVATSWFIGAMVAALPFWVWATIRSNDNAADAHVFESFVACYFEAMSGLTTTGATVVSDIPGLPKSLLLWRSMTHWLGGLGIVVLFVAVLPMIGVGGKRLFNVEAPGPQQQGVRPRIKETARILWLIYMAITAAAVASYKLAGLSWFESVCHSFSVVSTGGLSTRDASMGAYNSVACDIISMVFMLLAGVNFGLMFLLVRGRWKAVYKDEELRVYLTLKMLVIVLVAANIMGTDIITTAGETVHASAMQALRFAGFQTIALHTGTGFTTADYDLWPFLSRSLLIGLMFIGGCAGSTAGGIKVIRFWIAIKVILASLERAFRPQVVRPLRVSGGIVDDEMKLGALTYCLLILLLVSVGALLIGIFETHTGGFEIDFLTAATASLSTLGNIGPGFNGIGATQNYGWFSTPSLALMSLLMMLGRLEVYAVAVLLLPRFWRGN
- a CDS encoding YbjQ family protein is translated as MIVVNTETIPGYEIEQTLGIVQGNTIRAKNVGRDIAASFKNLVGGELKGYTELLTEARREAIERMLAQAQQLGADAVVNVRFTTSAVASGAAELYAYGTAVRLSASPSSAAAPGEGY
- a CDS encoding YbjQ family protein, which encodes MDAIIQFVWQIIMLPVGLIFGGMAERRHFRALEQREAECPVPLDNRKLITKPDNVVHSHMVSGQVVIATDYWKSFLMKLRNLVGGEVKSADRLMQRGRREALMRLREAAQQIGAHEVWNVRLEFSNISMMKGRQGGNMQVEVFAYGTAVKRRGEAAAING